A window of the Salarias fasciatus chromosome 7, fSalaFa1.1, whole genome shotgun sequence genome harbors these coding sequences:
- the tsg101a gene encoding tumor susceptibility 101a: MAVVNEGALKKMLKQYKYKEMTVREITNVISQYKDLKPVMDAYVFNDGSTRDLMSLTGTVPVSYRGNVYNIPVCLWLLDTYPYNPPICFVKPTSAMMIKTGKHIDANGKIYLPYLHEWKHPQSDLYGLIQVMIVVFGEEPPVFSRPTTQTPYQAFQAVGPPNSSYMSGMPAVLPYGPNPNSGGYPGYQYPGGNSYPATAGPTHFPAQTPVSTVGPNRDGTIGEDTIRASLISAVSDKLRWRMKEEMDRAQAELDALKRTEEDLKKGHQKLEEMVSRLDQEVTEVDRNIELLKRKDEELSEALEKMENQSENNDIDDVIVPTAPLYKQILNLYAEENAIEDTIFYLGEALRRGVIDLEVFLKHVRLLSRKQFQLRALMQKARKTAGLSDLY; the protein is encoded by the exons ATGGCAGTGGTCAACGAAGGAGCCCTGAAGAAAATGCTGAAG caatacaaatacaaagaaatgaCGGTCCGAGAGATCACCAACGTCATCTCCCAGTACAAGGACTTGAAGCCGGTCATGGACGCCTATG tgtttaatgACGGCTCCACCAGGGACCTGATGAGTTTGACGGGGACGGTTCCTGTCAGCTACAGAG gcaACGTCTACAACATCCCAGTATGCCTGTGGCTGCTGGACACATATCCCTACAATCCTCCCATATGTTTCGTCAAGCCCACGAGCGCCATGATGATAAAAACCGGCAAACACATCGACGCCAACGGGAAGATCTACCTGCCTTATCTACACGAGTGGAAGCAC CCCCAGTCGGACCTGTACGGCTTGATTCAGGTCATGATCGTGGTGTTCGGAGAGGAGCCCCCTGTGTTTTCTCGGCCCACCACACAAACCCCGTACCAAGCCTTCCAAGCCGTCGGACCTCCGAATT CCTCCTACATGTCTGGGATGCCTGCAGTGTTGCCCTATGGCCCCAATCCAAACTCCGG AGGCTACCCAGGGTACCAGTACCCCGGAGGAAACTCGTACCCGGCCACTGCTGGACCCACACACTTCCCCGCACAGACTCCAGTCTCCACAGTGG GTCCAAACAGAGACGGCACCATCGGTGAAGACACCATCCGTGCGTCGCTGATTTCTGCCGTGAGCGACAAACTGCgctggaggatgaaggaggagatggACCGAGCTCAGGCGGAGCTGGACGCCCTgaagaggacggaggaggacctgaAGAAGGGACATCAGAAACTGGAAGAGATGGTGTCCAGACTGGACCAGGAAGTG actgagGTCGACAGGAACATCGAGCTCCTGAAGAGAAAGGACGAGGAGCTGAGCGAAGCCctggagaaaatggaaaaccaGTCGGAGAACAACGACATCGACGACGTGATCGTGCCCACTGCCCCGCTGTACAAGCAGATCCTCAACCTGTACGCCGAGGAGAACGCCATCGAGGACACCATCTTCTACCTGGGAGAAGCCCTCCGCAGGGGAGTCATAGACCTGGAAGTCTTTCTCAAG CACGTGCGccttctgtccaggaagcaGTTCCAGCTGCGCGCTCTCATGCAGAAAGCCCGCAAGACGGCCGGACTGAGCGACCTCTACTGA